Proteins from a genomic interval of Diaphorobacter sp. HDW4A:
- a CDS encoding CaiB/BaiF CoA-transferase family protein, with the protein MKHKFLENIKSQEPAAGSLKPLEGLLVVTLEQALAAPLATCRLAEMGARVIKIERPEGDFARGYDRAANGEASYFVWTNRGKESVVLDFKQPDDRAVLDALLANADVFVQNLAPGALVRAGLDSDTLRELHPRLITCDVSGYGAEGAASTLKAYDLLVQCESGLAGITGTPEACGRIGVSICDIGAGLNATIGILSALASRERTGKGCGISVSLFDGAADWMTVPYVHAVYGAGAPTRQGLQHPSIAPYGAFATRDGVSVVISIQNEREWRNFCESFLGQGSLAQDERFGSNNLRVQHRQELNELIAKRFAELDLPLALLNLQAANTAYGQVRSVAEMAQHPALRTWPMNVGDKQLDLVAPPVRAPWDSGWFAAAPVLNQHGASVRAEFLPA; encoded by the coding sequence ATGAAACATAAATTTTTGGAAAATATCAAATCACAGGAGCCAGCCGCAGGCAGCCTAAAGCCGCTGGAGGGGCTCCTGGTTGTCACCTTGGAGCAAGCGCTGGCAGCGCCGCTGGCGACGTGCCGATTGGCCGAGATGGGCGCCCGAGTTATCAAGATCGAACGCCCCGAAGGCGACTTTGCTCGTGGCTACGATCGTGCGGCCAATGGCGAGGCTTCCTATTTCGTCTGGACCAACCGCGGCAAGGAATCGGTGGTCTTGGACTTCAAGCAGCCGGATGACCGTGCGGTGCTCGACGCCTTGCTGGCGAATGCCGATGTCTTCGTGCAGAACCTCGCCCCGGGCGCATTGGTCCGTGCAGGGCTCGACAGCGACACGCTGCGTGAGCTCCATCCCCGGCTCATCACCTGCGACGTCAGTGGCTATGGTGCCGAGGGTGCCGCCAGCACGCTCAAGGCCTATGATCTGCTGGTGCAATGTGAGAGCGGTTTGGCCGGTATTACCGGCACCCCCGAAGCCTGCGGCCGTATCGGCGTATCGATCTGCGACATTGGGGCAGGTCTTAACGCAACGATTGGCATCCTCTCCGCCCTGGCTTCGCGTGAACGGACCGGCAAGGGCTGTGGCATCTCCGTTTCGCTCTTCGACGGCGCTGCCGACTGGATGACGGTGCCGTACGTCCATGCAGTCTACGGTGCCGGAGCCCCCACACGCCAAGGCCTGCAACACCCCTCCATCGCTCCCTATGGAGCCTTCGCCACTCGCGATGGCGTAAGCGTGGTCATCAGCATCCAGAACGAGCGCGAATGGCGCAACTTCTGCGAATCCTTCCTGGGGCAGGGTTCTCTGGCGCAGGACGAACGATTCGGCAGCAACAACCTGCGCGTGCAGCACCGTCAGGAACTCAACGAACTCATCGCCAAGAGGTTTGCCGAGCTCGATTTGCCCCTGGCCTTGCTGAACCTGCAAGCAGCCAACACGGCCTACGGCCAGGTGCGGTCCGTCGCCGAGATGGCTCAGCATCCCGCCCTGCGGACCTGGCCCATGAACGTTGGTGACAAGCAGCTTGACCTGGTCGCGCCGCCGGTCCGGGCGCCGTGGGACAGCGGATGGTTCGCCGCCGCGCCTGTCCTGAACCAGCATGGCGCTTCAGTGCGCGCCGAATTTCTTCCCGCATGA
- a CDS encoding LysR family transcriptional regulator gives MRYDLTDLRVFLAVAEEQNLSRGAARCYLSPSSVSLRLKGLEDAIGVPLLRRRSRGVELTQAGTVMLEHVHRCLAQLEQMHADLLPFAQGIKGRITLFANNNAISSHLPADLARFFARQPAVRITLEERPSAEIVAAVVAGRADLGVVAVDQPHPELRYLPYREDELVLLVPLSSPLSAHDFCDFSACLSEPFVSLQSGMALHTFLVNHAIALGAKLDVRVQVSGYRAIAQLVASGAGVGIVPRSALEATDVQHLAILTLKEPWAMRHLQICLREQTFSSAFVVQLIDTLCELHPISLGKVCTTPAAP, from the coding sequence ATGCGCTATGACTTGACAGATTTGAGGGTCTTCCTAGCGGTGGCCGAAGAACAGAACCTCTCGCGCGGTGCAGCTCGTTGCTATTTATCGCCGTCTTCGGTAAGCCTGCGCCTCAAGGGACTCGAAGACGCCATCGGAGTCCCTTTGCTTCGCCGGCGTTCGCGCGGTGTCGAACTAACCCAGGCAGGCACGGTGATGCTGGAGCATGTACATCGCTGCCTAGCGCAACTTGAGCAGATGCACGCCGACCTTTTGCCATTCGCCCAAGGCATCAAGGGCCGTATCACCCTGTTTGCCAACAACAACGCCATCAGCAGTCACCTTCCCGCCGACCTAGCGCGCTTCTTCGCACGCCAGCCGGCAGTGCGAATAACCCTGGAGGAGCGGCCGAGTGCGGAAATCGTGGCAGCAGTGGTTGCGGGGCGCGCAGATCTCGGCGTGGTGGCGGTAGACCAGCCGCATCCAGAGTTGCGCTATTTGCCCTACAGAGAAGATGAACTGGTGCTGCTGGTACCGCTGTCGAGTCCGCTGTCTGCGCACGACTTCTGCGATTTCAGCGCATGCCTGAGCGAGCCTTTTGTCAGTCTGCAGTCTGGTATGGCACTGCACACGTTCCTAGTCAATCATGCGATCGCACTGGGAGCAAAGCTGGATGTCCGAGTGCAGGTATCGGGCTATCGAGCCATCGCCCAACTCGTCGCATCAGGCGCAGGCGTTGGCATCGTGCCACGCTCGGCTCTCGAAGCCACTGATGTGCAGCATCTGGCAATATTGACTCTGAAAGAACCTTGGGCTATGCGCCATCTGCAGATCTGCCTGCGCGAGCAGACTTTCAGCAGCGCTTTTGTTGTGCAGTTAATCGACACGTTGTGCGAACTCCATCCAATTTCCCTAGGGAAGGTCTGCACAACACCCGCCGCACCGTGA
- a CDS encoding transposase: MSTLMDEEIKRWTAKRKTALALEIIQGKTSVSEASRTYDLPPSEIENWVEDGRKGMENALKANPQDVREQYERQLKELQEAYGEAMLELRARKKL, translated from the coding sequence GTGAGTACGTTGATGGACGAAGAGATCAAGCGCTGGACAGCCAAGCGCAAAACGGCGCTGGCGCTGGAGATCATCCAGGGCAAGACCAGCGTATCGGAGGCGAGCAGGACGTATGACCTGCCGCCCTCGGAGATTGAGAACTGGGTGGAGGACGGCCGCAAAGGCATGGAGAACGCCCTGAAGGCCAACCCGCAGGACGTGCGCGAGCAGTACGAGCGTCAGCTCAAGGAACTGCAAGAGGCGTACGGCGAGGCGATGCTGGAGCTGCGTGCCAGAAAAAAATTGTAG